In Finegoldia magna ATCC 53516, a genomic segment contains:
- a CDS encoding YicC/YloC family endoribonuclease → MKSMTGFGSSSLELEDCSIDIEIKSVNNRYLDFNFSMPSYLNFMLEDMKSLIKNKLKRGRVDVYIKIKKYQLSVDSVDINYELAQKIKEKLDSLNQKLNMSSDINVRDLVKYDDVMSFTYKDLDNEFLHDNILKVLDEAVNKIYSMRSIEGDNLEKDLSENLSKIETEITKIASLTENSVKEYRENLFKKISELLDEEKIDKDRMYLEVALMADKSDINEELKRFDSHIVQFKSTMDIKHSIGRKLDFIIQEMNREINTISSKSNDESISVCVIEVKSLIEKLREQVQNIE, encoded by the coding sequence ATGAAGTCTATGACAGGATTTGGATCTTCTAGTTTGGAATTGGAAGATTGCAGCATAGATATTGAAATCAAATCTGTTAATAATAGGTATTTGGATTTCAATTTTTCAATGCCGAGTTATTTGAATTTTATGTTGGAAGACATGAAATCATTAATCAAAAACAAGTTAAAACGTGGGAGAGTTGATGTTTATATCAAAATTAAAAAATATCAACTATCAGTTGACAGTGTGGATATTAACTATGAATTAGCTCAAAAAATCAAGGAAAAGCTTGATTCATTAAATCAAAAGTTAAATATGTCATCAGATATAAATGTCAGGGATTTAGTAAAATATGATGATGTAATGTCATTTACTTACAAAGATTTGGATAATGAATTTTTACACGATAATATTCTAAAGGTTCTTGATGAAGCTGTTAACAAAATTTATTCTATGAGATCTATAGAAGGAGATAACTTAGAAAAAGATTTATCTGAAAATCTTTCCAAAATAGAAACTGAAATAACAAAAATTGCAAGTTTGACTGAAAATAGCGTAAAAGAATACAGGGAGAATTTGTTTAAAAAGATTTCGGAATTATTAGATGAAGAAAAAATAGACAAGGATAGAATGTACTTGGAAGTTGCGTTGATGGCAGATAAATCAGATATTAACGAAGAATTAAAAAGATTTGATTCTCATATAGTTCAATTCAAATCAACTATGGATATAAAACATAGCATTGGTCGAAAATTAGATTTCATTATCCAAGAAATGAATCGTGAAATCAATACAATTTCTTCAAAATCTAATGATGAATCTATTTCAGTTTGTGTTATTGAAGTTAAAAGTTTGATTGAAAAATTGAGAGAACAAGTACAAAATATTGAGTAG
- a CDS encoding DUF370 domain-containing protein: MESLGIGFSNLVNSKRIIAIVSPETNPIKRIVQKAKEDNNLIDVTFGRKTRSVIIMDSSHVVLSCLQPETLQMRLDKSNNKED, encoded by the coding sequence ATGGAAAGTTTAGGTATAGGATTTTCAAATTTAGTTAATAGTAAAAGAATTATAGCAATTGTAAGTCCAGAAACGAATCCAATTAAAAGAATAGTTCAAAAAGCAAAAGAAGATAACAATCTTATAGATGTAACTTTTGGTAGAAAAACTAGAAGTGTAATTATAATGGATTCCAGTCATGTTGTGTTGAGTTGCCTTCAACCAGAGACTTTACAAATGAGATTAGATAAATCAAATAATAAGGAAGATTAA
- the gmk gene encoding guanylate kinase: MRDGFLLVVSGPSGVGKGTVCEKLISQKDDIVYSVSATTRKKRPYEVDGENYYFLSLDEFKKKIDQGDFIEYANVHNNFYGTPKSFVFDQINKGEIVILEIDVQGALKVKENYPEAVFVFILPPDLIELRRRIEGRNTEDEETINIRMNNAKKELSFIDEYDYAVINEDVDETVKNIETIIDAEKFRVVKGEKYD, translated from the coding sequence ATGAGAGACGGGTTTTTATTAGTTGTTTCAGGGCCATCGGGAGTTGGCAAAGGAACTGTTTGCGAAAAATTAATTTCACAAAAAGATGATATCGTATATTCCGTTTCCGCTACGACAAGGAAAAAAAGACCTTACGAAGTGGATGGGGAAAATTATTACTTTTTGAGTTTAGATGAATTTAAGAAAAAAATAGATCAAGGAGATTTCATAGAATATGCTAATGTGCATAACAATTTTTATGGAACTCCAAAATCATTTGTTTTTGACCAAATAAACAAAGGGGAGATAGTTATTCTCGAAATTGATGTTCAAGGAGCTTTGAAAGTTAAAGAAAACTATCCGGAAGCTGTTTTTGTATTCATTCTTCCACCAGATTTGATTGAACTTAGAAGAAGAATTGAAGGAAGAAACACAGAAGACGAAGAAACAATCAATATAAGAATGAATAATGCTAAAAAAGAATTGAGTTTTATTGATGAATATGATTATGCAGTAATTAATGAAGATGTTGATGAAACTGTGAAAAATATAGAAACTATAATTGATGCAGAAAAATTTAGAGTTGTAAAAGGAGAAAAATATGATTAA
- a CDS encoding DNA-directed RNA polymerase subunit omega yields MINPSFKKLSEINNSRYALCVMVSKRARMLIDGKETKLKKAKAQPVTTALEEVMEKKVWEDKANE; encoded by the coding sequence ATGATTAATCCATCATTTAAAAAATTATCAGAAATAAATAATAGTAGATATGCACTTTGTGTTATGGTAAGCAAAAGAGCTAGAATGTTAATAGACGGTAAGGAAACTAAATTAAAAAAAGCAAAAGCACAACCAGTTACCACTGCCTTAGAAGAAGTTATGGAAAAAAAGGTGTGGGAAGATAAAGCAAATGAATAA
- the coaBC gene encoding bifunctional phosphopantothenoylcysteine decarboxylase/phosphopantothenate--cysteine ligase CoaBC, which produces MNKNILLGVTGGIAIYKVVDVVSRLKKLDYNIKIIMTDSACEFVSPMTFETIGKCDVKNKMFHNNSHKVVEHIELAKWADLFLIAPASANTMAKINYGIADDLLSSTALAYTKPIMFCVSMNTNMLNNPATQKNIEDLKEKRHLIIDSNSGMLACNTKGDGRLKEPWEIVEEVEKYFCEKDLKGKKILITAGATVERIDPVRYITNDSSGKMGYSIAKRAFIRGADVTIISGKTTAESPYGIENIKVESAIEMKEKIESCIDKFDCLIMAAAVSDFKVKNRKYLKIKKQDGINSLELEENPDILKSLNKKDDQIFIGFAAETNNLLENAKKKLDKKNLDFIVLNDVSKKDIGFNSEYNKVTIISKDNILEIDKNTKLNIADKILDLIK; this is translated from the coding sequence ATGAATAAAAATATTCTTTTGGGAGTTACTGGAGGAATTGCTATTTACAAGGTTGTTGATGTTGTAAGTAGATTAAAAAAACTGGACTACAATATTAAAATAATAATGACAGATTCTGCATGTGAATTTGTAAGTCCAATGACATTTGAAACAATTGGAAAATGCGATGTTAAGAACAAAATGTTTCACAACAATTCACATAAGGTTGTTGAACATATAGAGCTTGCAAAATGGGCAGATTTGTTTTTGATTGCACCTGCTAGTGCAAATACTATGGCTAAAATAAATTACGGTATCGCAGATGATTTGCTATCATCTACAGCACTAGCATATACCAAGCCAATAATGTTTTGTGTAAGTATGAATACGAATATGTTGAATAACCCAGCTACACAAAAAAACATCGAAGATTTGAAAGAAAAGAGGCACTTAATTATAGATTCAAATAGCGGAATGCTTGCTTGTAACACAAAAGGAGACGGAAGATTAAAGGAACCTTGGGAAATTGTTGAAGAAGTTGAAAAATACTTTTGCGAAAAAGATTTAAAAGGCAAGAAAATTTTGATTACAGCCGGAGCTACAGTTGAAAGAATTGATCCTGTACGATATATAACGAATGATTCCAGTGGGAAAATGGGATATTCAATAGCAAAGAGAGCTTTTATCAGAGGGGCCGATGTGACGATTATTTCTGGGAAAACAACAGCAGAAAGTCCATACGGTATTGAAAACATCAAAGTGGAGTCTGCTATTGAAATGAAAGAAAAAATCGAAAGTTGCATAGACAAATTCGACTGTTTAATTATGGCTGCAGCAGTAAGTGATTTTAAAGTAAAAAATAGAAAATATTTAAAAATTAAAAAACAAGATGGTATCAATTCATTAGAATTAGAAGAAAACCCAGATATTTTAAAATCATTAAATAAAAAAGATGATCAAATCTTTATAGGATTTGCTGCAGAAACAAATAATTTATTAGAAAATGCTAAGAAAAAGCTAGATAAAAAAAATCTAGACTTTATAGTGTTAAACGATGTATCGAAAAAAGACATTGGATTTAATTCTGAATACAATAAAGTAACTATAATTAGCAAAGATAATATATTAGAAATTGATAAGAATACAAAATTAAATATCGCAGATAAGATATTGGATTTGATAAAGTAG